One Dioscorea cayenensis subsp. rotundata cultivar TDr96_F1 chromosome 15, TDr96_F1_v2_PseudoChromosome.rev07_lg8_w22 25.fasta, whole genome shotgun sequence genomic region harbors:
- the LOC120277708 gene encoding uncharacterized protein LOC120277708 — protein sequence MEITGREGLMAWRVFILVSIYICVSIFYINILKFLPDLLIVYGACRSFNKLILFPYKNWDNRRYFAANNLKRKVLQKGYLCRFTRQAQTQSSIFHGDFLVHEHKPKVAIMELQKTSDALLRKVKVCQKDRNSRIRVSCSLWHPKTSV from the exons ATGGAGATCACTGGACGGGAAGGACTAATGGCGTGGAGAG tttttattcttgttagtATTTATATCTGCGTTTCAATTTTCTATATTAATATTCTTAAATTCTTACCAGATTTATTAATTGTATATGGTGCTTGCAGgagtttcaataaattgattttgtttccataCAAAAATTGGGATAACAGAAGATATTTTGCAGCTAATAACCTAAAGAGAAAGGTATTACAAAAGGGATATCTTTGCAG GTTTACCAGACAAGCTCAAACTCAAAGCTCAATATTCCATGGAGATTTTTTAGTTCATGAG CACAAGCCAAAGGTGGCTATTATGGAACTTCAAAAAACAAGCGATGCGCTTCTGAGAAAAGTGAAGGTATGTCAGAAAGATAGGAACTCTCGAATTCGGGTGAGTTGCAGCTTGTGGCACCCTAAAACTTCTGTGTAG
- the LOC120277707 gene encoding uncharacterized protein LOC120277707, with product MLDINIFSAEKGFDSTCIRESQYCRFTSVKVIDEIISFAKEWQQRMHPRLPLFLALWLTLLISILITSLYGGILEFLFVVESIDDPAYHAISSLISEFKKAYQTSTKRVALPSLVTLKFHPLLANSVSLICKDCVAGLSTTWSQKIHNQLFGAEKMHKGSKYVLFLDDDVRLHLGSVGALTAEMEKIPEIFIQTGYPLDLPFGSLGSYCIYEYDMPCSMGFATSGKTFFLWSGYIMMHADDFRKDSHGVVSGLRDGGYFDDMTLAAIASNFLLHTHDLKMHLFFHAVSEISKK from the exons ATGTTGGATATCAATATCTTCAGTGCCGAGAAAGGCTTCGATTCCACGTGCATCCGTGAGTCTCAGTACTGCCGCTTCACAAGCGTCAAGGTCATCGATGAGATCATTAGCTTTGCCAAAGAATGGCAGCAACGTATGCATCCCAGACTTCCTCTCTTCTTAGCTCTATGGCTAACTCTTCTCATTTCGATCTTG ATAACCTCTCTTTATGGTGGAATTTTGGAGTTCCTTTTTGTAGTTGAAAGCATTGATGATCCAGCTTACCATGCTATATCTAGTTTAATCTCAGAATTCAAGAAAGCTTATCAAACAA GCACAAAACGTGTAGCCCTCCCTTCTCTTGTCACACTTAAGTTTCACCCTCTACTTGCAAATTCAGTTTCCTTGAT ATGTAAAGATTGTGTGGCTGGTCTCTCAACAACATGGAGTCAGAAAATTCATAATCAGTTA TTTGGTGCTGAGAAAATGCATAAGGGCAGCAAGTATGTGTTATTTCTGGATGATGATGTTAGACTGCATCTTGGATCAGTTGGAGCTCTAACTGCAGAAATGGAGAAAATTCCTGAG ATATTTATTCAAACTGGATATCCTCTTGATCTGCCTTTTGGAAGCTTGGGAAGCTATTGCATTTATGAATATGACATG CCTTGCTCAATGGGATTTGCAACTAGTGGGAAGACATTTTTCCTATGGAGTGGCTATATAATG ATGCATGCAGATGATTTTAGAAAAGATTCACATGGTGTTGTTAGTGGACTGAGAGATGGTGGATATTTTGATGACATGACTCTTGCTGCAATAGCTAGTAATTTCTTGCTTCATACGCATGACTTgaaaatgcatttattttttcatgctGTAAGTGAAATaagcaaaaaataa